A stretch of the Bacillus anthracis str. Vollum genome encodes the following:
- the ribT gene encoding GNAT family N-acetyltransferase RibT, translating to MLIRFKKSYEKIAMGLLSFMPTEKDVKTLQLTMKDYEAKDDWQLYLWKQNEDFVGIMGIVKKENQVLEIQHLSVNPSHRHMGIGTKMVQELKSKFLEFTICGNEQTASFCKKCTGLEQNIHS from the coding sequence ATGTTAATTCGTTTTAAAAAAAGTTATGAAAAGATTGCAATGGGGCTTCTTTCATTTATGCCAACTGAAAAAGATGTGAAAACATTACAATTGACTATGAAAGATTATGAAGCAAAGGATGATTGGCAATTGTATTTGTGGAAACAAAACGAAGATTTTGTTGGAATAATGGGGATTGTAAAAAAAGAGAATCAAGTTTTGGAAATTCAGCATTTGAGTGTGAACCCATCTCACCGTCATATGGGTATTGGGACGAAGATGGTTCAAGAGTTAAAGAGTAAATTTCTTGAATTTACAATTTGCGGAAATGAGCAAACAGCAAGTTTTTGCAAAAAGTGTACAGGGCTTGAACAAAATATACATTCGTGA
- the spoVAD gene encoding stage V sporulation protein AD: protein MRLTGKQTWVFQNDIYVNATGTAVGPKEAEGPLGKEFDISYDDLHCGERNWELAERRLMSDSIQQVMQKANVETSQIDFFLAGDLLNQTVTANYVARKWGIPFLGMFSACATSMETLAVGSAFIDGGFANRVLATVSSHNATAERQFRYPTEYGGQKPGTANSTVTGAGSILISKEKSAIKITAATIGKVQDLGIANPLDMGSAMAPAAAHTIQQHFEDLKRSANDYDLIVTGDLSAIGTPIAKQLLLEEGYDIGHIYNDCGLMIYDSGQEEVFAGGSGCACSAVVTYGHLLSEMQKGNLQRIFVVATGALLSPMMMQQKETIPTIAHGVVFERVKGE from the coding sequence ATGAGGTTGACAGGAAAACAAACGTGGGTATTTCAAAATGATATTTATGTGAATGCAACCGGTACTGCCGTCGGTCCAAAAGAAGCTGAAGGCCCTCTTGGAAAGGAATTTGATATTTCATATGATGATTTACATTGCGGAGAGAGAAATTGGGAGCTTGCTGAACGAAGGTTAATGTCAGATTCTATTCAACAAGTCATGCAAAAAGCAAATGTAGAAACATCACAAATTGATTTCTTTTTAGCGGGTGATTTATTAAATCAAACAGTAACAGCAAATTACGTTGCGCGTAAGTGGGGAATTCCTTTTTTAGGGATGTTTAGTGCTTGTGCGACTTCGATGGAGACGTTAGCAGTTGGCTCGGCCTTTATAGACGGCGGATTCGCAAACCGTGTTTTAGCGACAGTAAGCAGTCATAATGCAACAGCTGAAAGACAGTTTCGTTATCCAACAGAGTATGGGGGACAAAAACCAGGAACAGCCAATTCCACTGTTACAGGTGCGGGATCCATATTAATTAGTAAAGAAAAAAGCGCCATTAAAATTACAGCGGCTACGATTGGGAAAGTGCAAGATTTAGGAATTGCGAATCCGCTAGATATGGGATCGGCGATGGCACCTGCTGCGGCTCATACAATTCAGCAACATTTTGAGGATTTGAAGAGAAGTGCCAATGATTACGATTTGATTGTTACCGGTGATTTATCAGCTATTGGGACACCAATCGCGAAACAACTGTTACTGGAAGAAGGTTATGATATTGGGCATATATATAACGATTGCGGATTAATGATTTATGATTCCGGTCAAGAAGAAGTATTTGCTGGTGGTAGTGGTTGTGCTTGTTCAGCTGTTGTCACATATGGTCATTTATTAAGCGAGATGCAAAAAGGGAATTTACAACGAATTTTTGTCGTTGCCACTGGTGCTTTATTAAGCCCGATGATGATGCAGCAGAAAGAAACAATTCCAACAATTGCACATGGTGTCGTATTTGAGAGAGTGAAGGGAGAGTGA
- the spoVAF gene encoding spore germination protein SpoVAF, which yields MTKPKKIDIPISTFISDNENYLKQTAGLGVTFDVGIRKFQILNKEIAVLFVNGLCDTNYIIPILEEAVDTNEIRDVEEDTVKLLENRLIHQQVSKVKTMDEVMVQALSGLIVIFVEGETEAFAIDVRSYPGRTPTEPDTEKVVRGARDGFVENIVVNTALIRRRIRDPRLRNEIIRVGDRSQTDICITYVQDVANPDLVKIIKQELNNIDVDGITMADKTVEEFVVKQSYNPFPLIRYTERPDVAANHLLEGHVLVLVDTSPSAMITPTTYFHHLQHAEEFRQNPAVGTFLRWVRFLGVLFSLFLLPFWLVFVFDPTLLPENLAFIGPTKMTHLPILLQVIMAEVGLEFLRMAAIHTPTPLSSAAGLISAILIGQIAIDVGLFVPEVILYVAVSMIGAYATPSYELGLGNKVGKLFVIILTGLFHEMGFVIGMTILILFLTSIKSLQTPYLWPFLPFDWGALTKILLRPTMSSLKVRPSIVRPQNVKRQK from the coding sequence ATGACGAAGCCTAAAAAAATAGATATCCCTATTTCAACTTTCATAAGTGACAATGAAAATTATTTAAAACAAACGGCTGGATTAGGCGTTACATTTGATGTTGGGATTCGTAAATTTCAAATTTTGAATAAAGAAATTGCAGTGTTATTTGTAAATGGACTTTGTGATACAAATTATATTATTCCTATTTTAGAAGAAGCTGTGGATACGAATGAAATAAGGGATGTTGAAGAAGATACTGTAAAGCTTTTAGAGAATCGTTTAATTCATCAGCAAGTAAGTAAAGTGAAAACGATGGATGAAGTAATGGTTCAAGCGTTATCAGGACTTATTGTTATATTTGTGGAGGGCGAAACAGAAGCGTTCGCGATAGATGTTCGTAGCTATCCAGGACGAACACCGACAGAGCCAGATACCGAAAAAGTAGTACGCGGTGCGAGGGATGGATTTGTTGAAAATATCGTTGTAAATACAGCGTTAATTCGTAGAAGAATTCGAGATCCACGTCTTCGAAATGAAATTATTCGAGTAGGGGATAGATCGCAAACGGATATTTGTATTACATATGTACAAGATGTTGCAAATCCAGATTTAGTAAAGATTATAAAACAAGAATTAAATAACATCGATGTCGATGGCATTACGATGGCGGATAAAACAGTGGAAGAATTTGTTGTAAAGCAAAGCTATAATCCATTCCCGCTTATTCGATATACAGAAAGACCGGATGTAGCAGCAAATCATTTATTAGAAGGACATGTTCTAGTACTAGTTGATACATCACCAAGTGCTATGATTACGCCAACAACATATTTTCATCATTTACAGCATGCAGAAGAGTTTAGACAAAATCCAGCTGTCGGAACATTTTTACGTTGGGTACGCTTTTTAGGTGTCTTATTCTCCTTGTTTTTACTACCGTTTTGGTTAGTGTTTGTATTTGATCCAACTCTTTTACCAGAAAATCTTGCTTTTATTGGACCGACTAAGATGACACATTTACCCATTCTATTACAGGTAATAATGGCAGAAGTAGGACTTGAATTTTTAAGGATGGCAGCCATTCATACTCCAACGCCGTTATCGTCTGCAGCAGGATTAATTTCTGCCATATTAATTGGTCAAATAGCAATTGATGTAGGTTTGTTTGTACCAGAAGTTATTTTGTATGTAGCAGTTTCTATGATCGGGGCATATGCAACACCGAGTTATGAATTGGGACTCGGAAATAAGGTTGGAAAATTGTTTGTTATTATTTTGACAGGCCTCTTCCATGAGATGGGATTTGTAATTGGTATGACGATATTGATTTTATTTTTAACGTCTATAAAAAGTTTGCAAACACCTTACCTATGGCCATTTTTACCATTTGATTGGGGCGCATTAACAAAAATTTTACTCCGTCCGACGATGTCTAGTTTAAAAGTACGACCAAGTATTGTAAGACCTCAAAATGTAAAAAGACAAAAATAA
- the scpA gene encoding segregation/condensation protein A has product MQYNFKVEAFEGPLDLLLHLIHRYEIDIYNIPVAEITEQYLSYVHTMKELQLDVASEYLVMAATLLQIKSKMLLPKHEEDVLDNGDDFIDDPRQELMERLIEYKKYKQVATELKEREQERAQLYTRPPIDFTSLQQEEETNLPLDVTLYDMLAAFQKLMRRKKAEKPVTTRITRQEIPIEQRMTDILKQLEIQGGRQSFYDLFVDDEREIMVVTFLAVLELMKNQQIIIEQEHNFDEIFVSSYTKSA; this is encoded by the coding sequence GTGCAGTATAATTTTAAAGTAGAGGCTTTTGAAGGGCCTTTAGATTTATTGTTACATTTAATACATCGTTATGAAATTGACATATATAATATCCCTGTAGCGGAAATTACAGAGCAATATTTATCTTATGTTCATACGATGAAAGAACTACAATTAGATGTTGCAAGTGAGTATTTAGTAATGGCTGCAACGTTATTACAAATTAAAAGTAAAATGTTGTTGCCGAAACATGAAGAAGATGTACTTGATAACGGTGATGACTTTATAGATGATCCTCGTCAAGAATTGATGGAGAGGTTAATTGAATATAAGAAATATAAGCAAGTTGCTACTGAGCTAAAAGAAAGAGAACAAGAAAGAGCACAGCTATATACACGTCCGCCAATTGATTTTACATCGTTGCAACAAGAAGAAGAGACAAACTTGCCTCTTGATGTTACGTTATATGATATGCTAGCGGCATTTCAAAAATTAATGCGCCGTAAAAAAGCAGAGAAACCTGTGACAACACGTATTACTCGTCAAGAAATACCAATTGAACAGCGCATGACGGATATTTTGAAGCAGTTAGAAATACAAGGTGGTCGTCAAAGTTTTTATGATTTATTTGTTGATGATGAACGGGAAATAATGGTTGTAACATTTTTAGCGGTTCTTGAGCTTATGAAAAATCAACAAATCATAATTGAACAAGAACATAATTTTGATGAAATTTTCGTATCAAGCTATACTAAATCTGCATAG
- a CDS encoding peptidylprolyl isomerase produces MKTLGYILMENGEKIDLEFFPEEAPKTVENFKKLAEQGFYDGVTFHRVIPGFVSQGGDPTGTGAGGPGYSIPCETDGNPHRHLVGSLSMAHAGRNTGGSQFFIVHEPQPHLDGVHTVFGKATSGIETVLNMRQGDVMKEVKVWEE; encoded by the coding sequence ATGAAAACTTTAGGATACATATTAATGGAAAATGGTGAAAAAATCGATTTAGAATTTTTCCCAGAAGAGGCACCAAAAACTGTAGAAAACTTTAAAAAACTAGCAGAGCAAGGATTTTATGATGGTGTGACATTCCACCGCGTTATTCCTGGCTTCGTAAGCCAAGGTGGAGATCCAACAGGAACAGGTGCAGGTGGCCCAGGTTACTCTATCCCATGTGAAACTGATGGAAATCCTCATAGACACCTTGTAGGATCACTTTCTATGGCTCATGCTGGCCGTAACACAGGCGGTAGCCAATTCTTTATCGTTCATGAGCCGCAGCCACACTTAGATGGTGTACATACTGTATTTGGTAAAGCAACAAGCGGTATTGAAACGGTATTAAACATGCGTCAAGGTGATGTAATGAAAGAAGTTAAAGTTTGGGAAGAATAA
- a CDS encoding ComEC/Rec2 family competence protein, translated as MRGIRSILLLVSVLLCFSLNSASAKRYMMSIHTASPLHMQRQHFGKMKVSFLKVGQGDATLITLPNGQTMLIDGGPYEAGEVIIQKLIEKGINHLDAIVSTHPDMDHIGGLIPIVEQMPVSLILDSGKTYSSLTYHTYRNNIKKRGIPFISVKEGQYIPLDPHVSIQVLNNGKSKDENNESSIVLKVRYGKADFLLMGDADVRTETEILKQFDVHADVLKVGHHGSYTSTSERFIKKVEPQFAILSYGSRNPYGHPHQSVVRRLKRRGIMMYGTNRRTVEMETDGEHIIIGSSGLMPLLK; from the coding sequence ATGAGAGGTATACGAAGTATTTTATTATTAGTTTCTGTTTTGTTATGCTTTTCTTTAAATAGTGCATCGGCAAAAAGGTATATGATGTCTATTCATACTGCGTCTCCTTTACATATGCAGCGGCAACATTTTGGTAAAATGAAAGTGAGTTTCTTAAAAGTTGGACAAGGTGATGCAACACTTATTACATTGCCAAATGGACAAACGATGTTAATTGATGGAGGGCCTTATGAAGCTGGTGAGGTTATTATCCAAAAGCTAATTGAAAAAGGAATTAACCATTTAGATGCTATCGTCAGTACTCATCCTGATATGGATCACATTGGGGGACTCATTCCAATTGTAGAGCAAATGCCAGTATCACTTATATTAGATAGTGGAAAAACATATAGTTCTCTTACTTATCATACGTATCGAAATAATATAAAGAAAAGGGGAATCCCTTTCATTTCAGTAAAAGAGGGCCAATACATACCGCTAGATCCGCATGTTTCCATACAAGTATTAAACAATGGGAAGTCTAAAGATGAAAATAATGAATCTTCAATTGTATTAAAGGTTCGGTATGGTAAGGCAGATTTTTTACTAATGGGTGATGCTGATGTGCGGACGGAAACGGAAATATTAAAGCAATTTGATGTACATGCAGATGTGTTAAAGGTGGGGCACCATGGCTCGTATACTTCAACAAGTGAAAGGTTTATAAAGAAGGTAGAACCACAGTTCGCGATTCTTTCTTATGGTAGCAGAAATCCGTATGGGCATCCGCATCAAAGTGTAGTGAGACGATTAAAACGGCGTGGTATAATGATGTATGGAACAAATAGACGTACGGTAGAAATGGAAACAGACGGCGAACATATTATAATAGGGTCTAGCGGGTTAATGCCATTATTGAAGTGA
- the spoVAE gene encoding stage V sporulation protein AE — protein sequence MDYIYAFLVGGAICVVGQVLLDFAKLTPAHLMATFVVIGAVLDGFGLYDKLIKFAGAGATVPITSFGHSLLHGAMHAAEKHGYIGIGMGMFSLTSAGISAAILFSFFVALICKPKG from the coding sequence GTGGATTATATTTATGCATTTCTTGTAGGAGGCGCTATTTGTGTAGTTGGACAAGTATTGTTAGATTTCGCAAAGTTAACACCAGCCCATTTAATGGCTACCTTTGTAGTTATAGGAGCAGTTTTAGATGGATTCGGATTGTACGATAAGCTTATAAAGTTTGCTGGTGCTGGTGCGACAGTTCCTATTACAAGTTTTGGACATTCCCTATTACACGGGGCCATGCATGCGGCAGAAAAACACGGATATATAGGGATTGGTATGGGTATGTTTAGTTTAACGTCTGCAGGTATTTCTGCAGCAATATTATTTTCATTTTTTGTAGCACTTATATGTAAACCGAAAGGATAA
- a CDS encoding Cof-type HAD-IIB family hydrolase — translation MEGEEDMIKLFVSDLDDTLVYNVNDMQKEDERAICWLAEKGTNICFASGRFTHRIDEVVNRFAFPYYTTSLNGATMLLPDGKIFHESSFEDGVAQEIYRYIHKKGLADIVCANEQRYTKRKNEHHHTFETYMGVHIAEIEALEEEFGKTVHPAKLFVFGEEETIEALDQELRYTFQSEAEVFMSGKRYVDIMPRGVSKGSALRRLMEHLQIEANEVACIGDSFNDISMFEVTPHSFTLHHAHPYVKEKANHIVRSVEEAIMKLPLLA, via the coding sequence ATGGAAGGGGAAGAGGACATGATTAAATTATTTGTAAGTGATTTAGATGACACGCTCGTTTACAATGTGAATGATATGCAAAAAGAAGATGAACGTGCAATTTGTTGGTTAGCTGAAAAAGGGACAAATATTTGTTTTGCCTCGGGCCGCTTTACTCATCGAATTGATGAAGTCGTAAATAGGTTTGCATTCCCGTACTACACAACTAGTTTAAATGGAGCGACGATGTTACTACCAGATGGGAAAATATTTCATGAATCAAGTTTTGAAGATGGAGTTGCCCAGGAAATATATCGATATATCCATAAAAAGGGACTAGCAGATATTGTTTGTGCAAATGAGCAACGGTATACAAAAAGAAAGAATGAACATCATCATACTTTTGAAACGTATATGGGTGTGCATATTGCTGAGATAGAAGCTTTGGAAGAGGAATTTGGTAAAACTGTACACCCTGCGAAATTGTTTGTTTTTGGGGAAGAAGAGACAATTGAAGCGTTAGATCAAGAATTACGATATACATTTCAGAGCGAAGCGGAAGTTTTCATGTCTGGTAAACGCTATGTTGACATTATGCCAAGGGGAGTAAGTAAAGGAAGTGCTTTAAGGAGACTAATGGAACATTTGCAAATTGAAGCAAATGAGGTTGCATGCATTGGAGATTCTTTCAATGATATTTCCATGTTTGAAGTAACCCCGCATTCATTCACTTTGCATCATGCTCACCCATATGTGAAGGAGAAGGCAAATCATATAGTTCGTTCGGTCGAAGAAGCTATTATGAAATTGCCATTACTTGCATAA
- the spoVAB gene encoding stage V sporulation protein SpoVAB, with protein MIESGFVILIALAGGIAVGSGYVAFLAVLGIIPRLAQLTRSGKHIQYFEWAVIAGTLTGAWCSLKNITFQTSQYWLVILGIFCGTFIGMLAAALTEVLNVLPILAKRVGVEGKIVVLLIALVLGKVIGSLFHWIYFVK; from the coding sequence ATGATTGAGTCTGGATTCGTTATTTTAATTGCTTTAGCAGGAGGAATTGCTGTAGGTAGCGGATATGTTGCATTTTTAGCTGTACTTGGTATAATCCCCCGTCTAGCTCAATTAACGAGAAGTGGAAAGCACATTCAATATTTTGAATGGGCAGTTATTGCAGGTACGTTAACAGGAGCTTGGTGTAGTTTGAAAAACATTACATTTCAAACGTCGCAATATTGGCTTGTTATATTAGGAATATTTTGTGGCACATTCATTGGAATGCTCGCTGCGGCATTAACAGAAGTGTTAAATGTTTTACCTATTTTAGCGAAACGAGTAGGGGTAGAGGGGAAGATTGTTGTTTTACTCATTGCTCTTGTACTTGGAAAAGTAATAGGCTCGTTGTTTCACTGGATTTATTTCGTAAAGTAG
- a CDS encoding stage V sporulation protein AE, giving the protein MRRRVVLVTDGDEYAKRTIELLTKEFGGRCISASQSNPTKLTGKKVVELIMQTPYDPVFVMFDDSGFIGEGSGEKALKYVATHKQIDVLGILAVASNTHHWEWARVDVSVDRNGNLTEYGVDKFGLPDGEIGRISGDTIYCLDDLNVPVIVGVGDIGKMCGNDEWERGSPITKKAIQLILERSGFYDEA; this is encoded by the coding sequence ATGAGACGAAGGGTTGTTTTGGTTACAGATGGAGATGAATATGCAAAGCGAACAATTGAGCTTTTAACGAAGGAATTTGGGGGAAGGTGTATTTCAGCATCACAAAGTAATCCAACCAAATTGACAGGGAAGAAAGTTGTTGAGCTTATTATGCAAACGCCATATGACCCTGTATTTGTCATGTTTGATGACAGTGGATTTATTGGAGAAGGATCTGGTGAAAAAGCTTTAAAATATGTAGCCACGCATAAACAAATTGATGTACTTGGGATTTTGGCAGTAGCGTCTAATACACACCATTGGGAATGGGCACGTGTAGATGTAAGTGTAGATCGGAACGGGAATTTAACGGAATACGGTGTTGATAAATTTGGACTTCCAGATGGTGAAATTGGCAGAATTAGCGGAGATACAATTTATTGTTTAGATGATTTGAATGTTCCCGTCATTGTTGGCGTTGGTGATATTGGTAAGATGTGTGGAAACGATGAATGGGAGAGAGGCTCACCAATTACGAAAAAAGCAATTCAGTTAATTTTGGAAAGGAGTGGATTTTATGACGAAGCCTAA
- the spoVAA gene encoding stage V sporulation protein SpoVAA: MELEQTIYIKMRNRLKVSPTYEVKLGDVAQLAGDAVVVESLQDEVIYKITARDKTHVVIDVMKIIEIIRQKAAHIQINLLGSGQTLVEIIYEKKKVHPIFFGLVWLLLFIGAALAIIYFHEDVSMQQVHQRLYYMITGEFKAQPLLFQIPYSLGLGLGMVLFFNHVFQKRINEEPSPLEVEMFQYQQSLDQYVIVHENKDNMKQLTDD, encoded by the coding sequence ATGGAATTGGAACAAACAATTTATATTAAAATGCGTAATCGATTAAAAGTTTCTCCTACGTATGAAGTAAAGCTTGGTGATGTTGCTCAACTTGCCGGAGATGCTGTAGTAGTTGAGTCGTTACAGGATGAGGTAATTTATAAAATTACAGCGCGTGATAAAACGCATGTTGTCATTGATGTTATGAAAATAATTGAGATTATTAGGCAAAAAGCCGCTCATATACAAATTAATTTACTTGGTTCTGGACAAACTCTTGTTGAAATTATATATGAAAAAAAGAAAGTACATCCGATTTTTTTCGGACTTGTATGGTTGTTACTTTTCATTGGAGCGGCTCTTGCCATCATATATTTCCATGAAGATGTAAGCATGCAACAAGTGCATCAACGGTTATACTACATGATTACGGGAGAATTTAAGGCGCAACCACTTTTATTTCAAATTCCTTATTCATTAGGTCTTGGGTTAGGTATGGTCTTATTTTTTAATCATGTATTTCAAAAGCGAATTAATGAAGAACCGAGTCCGTTAGAAGTGGAAATGTTCCAATACCAGCAGTCACTTGACCAATATGTAATTGTTCATGAAAACAAGGATAATATGAAACAACTTACCGATGATTGA
- a CDS encoding DUF1002 domain-containing protein → MKTKLLALLLAVAVFMMPTASFADIIEGESIVTLGENLSEQQKQDLLKEMKAPKDATIITVSNAEEHKFLEGIVPKAQIGTRAISSSMITYTKPGSGLIVRSKNINSITDAMYTNALITAGVKDAEIQITAPFKVSGTAALTGLMKAYETTSNKAIPEEVKKVANEEMVQTSQLGDKIGEEKAVQLVAKIKEEIAKEQPQTTEDLRSLIKKIADQLGITLTDEQLDNLVALFDKMKNLNIDWNQVGSQLNKAKEHVSAFLGSEEGQSFLDKVKDFFSSIIDFVKSLFK, encoded by the coding sequence GTGAAAACGAAATTACTAGCTCTGCTATTAGCTGTAGCAGTATTTATGATGCCAACAGCTTCGTTTGCAGACATCATCGAAGGAGAATCAATTGTTACACTAGGAGAAAACTTGTCTGAACAACAAAAACAAGATCTGTTAAAAGAAATGAAAGCACCAAAAGATGCTACAATCATTACTGTGTCTAATGCGGAAGAACATAAATTTCTAGAAGGGATTGTTCCAAAAGCACAAATTGGTACGAGAGCAATTTCCTCTTCTATGATCACATACACAAAGCCAGGTTCTGGTCTCATTGTACGTTCAAAAAACATTAATTCAATAACAGATGCAATGTACACAAACGCCCTTATTACAGCGGGTGTGAAAGATGCAGAAATCCAAATTACTGCCCCATTTAAAGTTTCTGGAACTGCTGCTTTAACTGGTTTAATGAAAGCCTATGAAACAACATCAAACAAAGCAATTCCTGAGGAAGTAAAAAAAGTAGCCAATGAAGAAATGGTGCAAACATCCCAGCTCGGCGATAAAATTGGTGAAGAAAAAGCAGTACAACTTGTTGCAAAAATTAAAGAAGAAATTGCGAAAGAGCAACCACAAACGACTGAAGATTTACGTTCATTAATTAAAAAAATCGCGGATCAACTTGGTATTACATTAACGGATGAACAGTTAGATAACTTAGTTGCGCTATTCGATAAAATGAAAAACCTTAACATCGATTGGAATCAAGTTGGCAGTCAGTTAAATAAAGCAAAAGAACACGTTTCTGCCTTTTTAGGATCTGAAGAAGGGCAAAGTTTCCTAGATAAAGTTAAAGATTTCTTCTCAAGTATCATTGATTTTGTTAAATCGTTATTCAAGTAA
- the scpB gene encoding segregation/condensation protein ScpB: MDRTEQKSIIEGLLFVSGDEGIYPEQIAKVLEIEGNEVIDILEEMQKECEGAHRGLQIVQYAKVYRFATKKEHASYYQKLIEIPTAASLSQAALETLAIVAYRQPITRTEMEEIRGVKTDKALQTLVSHLLIKEMGRAEGPGRPILYGTTKEFLDTFGLKTLDDLPPLSEENEQMNEADLFFGSLQEISK, encoded by the coding sequence ATGGATAGAACAGAACAAAAATCAATTATTGAAGGGCTTTTATTTGTTTCTGGTGATGAAGGGATTTATCCTGAACAAATAGCAAAAGTCCTTGAAATTGAAGGAAACGAAGTAATCGATATTTTAGAAGAAATGCAAAAAGAATGTGAAGGTGCACACCGCGGTTTGCAAATTGTACAGTATGCAAAAGTATATCGTTTTGCTACAAAGAAAGAACATGCGTCTTACTATCAAAAACTAATAGAGATCCCAACAGCTGCTTCACTCTCTCAGGCTGCTCTAGAAACGTTAGCGATTGTTGCATATCGCCAACCGATTACAAGAACTGAAATGGAAGAGATTAGAGGAGTAAAAACTGATAAGGCGTTACAAACGTTAGTATCACACTTACTTATAAAAGAAATGGGAAGAGCAGAAGGACCTGGGCGTCCTATTTTATATGGAACGACGAAAGAATTTTTGGACACGTTTGGATTAAAAACATTAGATGATTTACCTCCGCTTTCTGAAGAAAACGAACAAATGAATGAAGCGGATTTATTCTTCGGTTCTTTACAAGAGATATCGAAATAA
- a CDS encoding YjcZ family sporulation protein, which produces MGHVDCGFSGGFALLVVLFILLIIVGAACFC; this is translated from the coding sequence ATGGGTCACGTTGATTGCGGTTTTAGCGGTGGGTTCGCATTACTTGTTGTGTTGTTTATTTTACTAATTATTGTAGGAGCAGCTTGCTTCTGCTAA
- the spoVAC gene encoding stage V sporulation protein AC, producing the protein MTGRKLKDDYVNKVKEYHPKPNYFINCVKAFFVGGLICTIGEVLMKFYIHYFHFSEQEAGNPTVATLVLLSAILTGCGVYDKIGQFAGAGSAVPVTGFANSMASAALEHKSEGIVLGVATNMFKLAGSVIVFGVVGAYIIGLIRYTFKIFMS; encoded by the coding sequence ATGACAGGGCGAAAACTAAAGGATGATTACGTAAATAAAGTAAAGGAATACCATCCGAAACCAAATTATTTTATAAATTGTGTTAAGGCATTTTTTGTAGGTGGACTCATTTGTACAATCGGAGAAGTATTGATGAAATTTTATATACATTATTTTCATTTCAGTGAACAAGAGGCAGGGAATCCAACAGTTGCAACTCTTGTACTATTATCGGCGATTTTAACAGGTTGTGGTGTATATGATAAAATCGGTCAATTTGCTGGAGCAGGGTCGGCCGTACCTGTTACGGGATTTGCGAATTCTATGGCGAGTGCTGCGCTAGAGCATAAGAGTGAAGGAATTGTGCTTGGCGTTGCTACAAACATGTTTAAGCTAGCGGGAAGTGTTATCGTTTTTGGGGTCGTTGGCGCATACATTATTGGTTTAATAAGATATACTTTTAAAATTTTTATGTCTTAA
- a CDS encoding DUF309 domain-containing protein, whose translation MYPTEYIQFLIHFHGDYDYFECHEILEGYWKTKPRGNRDNYLVGLIQIAVSLYHHRRSNWNGAEKMMKSAITILEKNSAHLLRLGINEAQLLFLLKDKLQSIQKKEGFTPLFLPLSDIALEKQCIELCEKQNLPWKDVNAISNEYIVHKHTLRDRTEVIAERNEQLQKRKQR comes from the coding sequence ATGTATCCTACCGAATACATACAGTTTTTAATTCATTTTCACGGAGATTATGATTATTTTGAATGTCACGAAATACTGGAAGGATATTGGAAAACAAAACCAAGAGGGAATCGTGATAATTATTTAGTCGGCCTCATTCAAATTGCAGTTTCTTTATACCATCACAGACGCTCTAACTGGAATGGCGCAGAGAAAATGATGAAAAGCGCCATAACAATTTTAGAAAAAAACAGCGCACATTTACTTCGTTTAGGAATAAATGAGGCACAGCTTCTATTCTTACTCAAAGATAAATTGCAATCTATCCAGAAAAAAGAAGGTTTTACACCATTATTTTTACCATTATCGGATATAGCATTAGAAAAGCAGTGCATAGAATTATGTGAGAAACAAAACCTTCCTTGGAAAGACGTGAATGCTATTTCTAATGAATATATAGTACATAAACACACATTACGTGATCGAACAGAAGTCATCGCTGAACGAAACGAACAATTACAAAAAAGAAAGCAGAGATAA